Genomic segment of Aquarana catesbeiana isolate 2022-GZ linkage group LG02, ASM4218655v1, whole genome shotgun sequence:
CGATCTAAAACAGCTTCCAGACCTGGTCCAAACAGCAAGTCCCCCGTGAGAGGAATCCCGCAAAGTTTAACTTTAGATGCAGTATCCCccctgccacgtcttaagccataaggcTCTTCTTGCTGAATTGGATAATGCGGCTGATCTTGCAGACATACGCACCGATTCAGCCGAAGCATCCGCCAGATAAGCTACTCCTTTAAGGAGCATGGGAAAAGACGACAGGATTGTTTCCTTAGGAGTTCCTGCCTCTATGTGCGCTTTAATTTGCATCAACCAGTACTCCATGTTTCGTGCCACCACTGTGGATGCCATGGCGGGCTTGAGGTTACCCAGGGAAGAGTCCCAGGATTTTTTAAAGAGGGaatctatcctcttgtccatgggatctgggagtgtccccatgtcctcaaaggccaggtcagtgtGCCTGGAGACCCGAGAAAAGGCTGTGTCTAGTTTAGGGGATTTGTTCCATACCAGCGCCTCCTCCTCTGCAAAGGGAAACCTACGTTTAAGCGCTCTTGAAAGGAAAGGTTTCCTTTCGGGGtcttgccactcttttttaatgGCGTCGACCAAGACCTCATGTACTGGGAACACCTTCCTTTTAAGTTCCCCTAGtcccctatacatctggtcatggagtgatagcttcttcctttcctcctggattcctagggtggtatgaatggctcctaggagctcctccacctcttccagggaaagtttgtagcgagaggatcttgtggattcccattccacctcctctccctctgattccccctggggATCTGAAGACGCGCTATCAGGCTCCTCCTCAACCTCGAGTCTGGCacctcctggattctctccacttcccaagggagcatccattaaggattgaggaacactctgctgtgctggtggagaaaTAACCTGAGGTTGTGGCAAAAGAAGACTGGGAAAAAGGGTCTTAAAAGTTTGCACAGTGTTAGAAAGCTCCTTAACGGATGCTGCTAGATCCGAACACTGTTCTGACTGCTCCCTTActaacccctctatacactccctaCAGAGGGGCTTAGGCCAAGATTCCACCATTGTGACTCTGCATGAGGGGCATTTTTTTCTTGGTATTgtggggcgacttgcttttctccGTAGCCTTGCCCTGTGAAAGATTAAAAAGAGGGAGCAAACATCCACCAGCACTACCAtggagggccaccaggggtgcgCTTCCCAGGACCGACCACCACCAGGGACCCAGTCacaaccctcccccccaccaccaccaccaccaaggggagttctacacctgtggagctctgcacctgtggagcttacaggaaaaggaacaccaccccagggttcctcttaccttggAGGGGCTGGTGCAGGATTCTCCTGGAGCGGTTCTTGAAGCCTCTGCTTCCGACATCTCCTTAGAGTGATGTGGTTCTCCAAGCCCCTGTGTGCTGTCCCCACAGCAGGTATGAGGCAGTACCAGCCGAACGCGCGGTCCGTTTTCCACaccgcggccggaaccggaagtcacgggtCAGACGGAAGCACTGAACCCCGCCGGAAATGACATCACCCGCCCTTcgacccagcgctcagagctcccaTGCTGGCTGCCAGTGCAGGGCGGTCTCCTGTGCCACCGCTGGACAAAAAGAAAACGGAACCCTCCAGCTTACAGCTTCACTAAGAGAAGCTGGAGGAGCGTGATGTGCAGTCTTCTAAGGTACACAGACACACTAGCCCCATAGACTGCAGTTTTAAAAttgagcaggagagagagagagagagagagagagagagagagagagagagagagagagcgcctcTGGTCCGCCCCCTCTGCTCAGCCTGCATTTAGCCCCAGCCTCCCTGGCTGCCTTCAGCCTGGTcccttgcgatgtctccccaccggaggaaacaccagaactgaggggccaGGGGGAGCGGTGAGGAATAAATCTAAAACTtgaaaggcggtgtttcctcagaaggggaggagccaaggtctatggcgctgtcctgaaagacagaaATGGGAAAATACCCTCAAGCTTCACTAACatttagagagaagagggctagagagagaccccacagtaaagctgagcagaaacaGTCTGCTCCTTtactgggccttgctggtgcctgttccactagctgcggttcctgaatccatgctgaggcagcagcgtgatgcttttggcgaaaacgccggttccggactccaatagcacctgGGCGCCGGACCGGAACtaaataggcaccagacctatGCCTCCCTCCTTCCCCTGCGCTTCCGGCAGAAATGACGCCTGGCGCCTGCTCCTCGGATGCCACCCCACTTCCAgatacctcacatccggcggatgcagtcttctgactgcccttcccaagatggcggtggcatcaggaaaaaaaacatgggctGGCCAAAAAGCAAGTGCCTGTCATGCCTGACGCCCCGCCCCGGGAGCAGCGATACCTggagcagtcctggctctccccgagcactgacgagggagaaggagcccatccacccggcaccggtaagcctgtggaaaatgggaggaacTGGCTCTCCTGAGGCAAGGAAAAAATAGTGGAGTAGGAAGGCgttctctcaggacagaaccttgagagctccaaaTTCCCACATGTGTTCCAGCCGGAGGAAAAACaaactgataagtgggaaggagcctccttttaaagtttggtggaggtgtgtttcctgtcaagtgggtggagccacgctctcaaggtgctgtcctgaaagacgttaagggaaaatttGTTtcggtacaatgttgcatgaccacgcaattgtcattcaaaatgtgacagtgctaaaagctgaaaattggactgggcaggaagggggaagtgcccagtattgaagtggttctaAACATTTACCTCAATACACCCCCTGCATGTACTAAATGTCCCAGGAGTTCTCTCCCCCATATATACTTATCCAAGACCTCTTAATCCAGTGACGTGCTCATCAGCAGCTGCACTGGTCTGTGTTCCTCTCCTTACAGGACCAGAGGTAGCAGGGGCTGTTGTCACCTGCTACGGTCAATCAAATCCTCTAAAGGTGGGGGCAGGGCTAAGATAAACTGTGTGGATCTATGGACACACAGGCCAACTCGGGAGAGTGTCTGCAtgtgtgccccatagcaagtggcttcctatggtagATGGGGGAGGTTCGgggtgcaataccattgcacagagcgagTATACTATattttaggaggaagaaaaaaaaaaattaagcttttacaactgctttaaccacttccctacagggcacttttacccccttcctgctcaggccaattttcagcttattAAAGCGcggtcaaactttgaatgacaaatggcacagtcatgcaacactaaccaaacaaaatttcttttagtggtatgtaatcaccactgtgttttacattttttgctagactaaaaatattaatcaaaaaaaattgtttgttataaaattttgcaaacaggtaatttttctccctcactgatgtgcgctgatgaggctgcaatgatgggcacctgTTACTGCACTGACTAATCGGGACAGTGATAAGTGTAGATGTCCCTTAAAGAGAAGCCGGTACCgactcctcatgctgtcagcattagGAAAGAACTGCCTATAACCGGCTCCTgttgacatccgtgatcagctgtgattggagccACCGATTGCTGTTCACATATTGGAGGTACAGAGCCAATGTCCTCCTCCAGACACTGCAATCACAGAGCCCACAGCAGGCACCATCACGGCACGCCGTCATATGACAACGTCCAAGAACTAGCCGGCCGTGCCGTAGCCATTattcggtcggcaagtggttaaagaggaacttcgcTACCCCCTTACCTTTTCAATTGGGTAGCCAGGGAGCAGTAGAAAAACCTGACAACCTAAACAAGGACACGCTGCCACAGCAAAAACAGAACTGTCGCATTCAGCAGCTGACTACCTTATTCAAGTTAATGGGGCTGCAGCACAACATCACGGTGGTTCAGCTTTGAGAGTTATAACAGTGAGAAAGCAACATAGTGCCTCCCTCTGAAAAGCAATGAACTGCAGATAACTTTTCGAAGGATCAGCAAGGGCTGCTGCACATTTGAACCAGCCCTAAGAAAACACCGAGGTTGTATTATATCCACATGTCAAACCACGGTTTGCCAACTAATCTCAAATGAAAGCTACAGTTAAGCCCAACTACCAGTTTATTTGAAGTTAATCTGAAGTCAAACCTGCCTTTTTAAAATTTAGATTGTGGGAAAGTTCTATTTTTGCCAACCatgtcactcacatttgagaaattTGAATCAGGTCATGCCTCTTCACTACCGGTTTTATCCGTGTAGAGCACGCACTGGATGGCCCCTATCAACTTGAACAGGACGCATTCAACAGCGGTACTGCCAGATAATGGCAGCCTACAGCCTTCCGCATAGAGATCTGCTTTTATGGTTCAACAACTCTTCCCCAGTACATTGACAGCAGAATATTTAACAGTATAAGCTAGTTTACTTGAAAATTCCAGCAATGTCAATTGAAAGGGAAAGGAGAACAGCCTTCAAAAGAGACCATCAGTTTCGCTTacaagggaaggaaaaaaaaaaaaaccaaatgggGTTGGTTTAATTTCTACACTTCTTACAAATTAGTCTCCAGGAGCAGTCATGTACAAAACTGGTATGAGATAGTCACCCAACAcagcagaggggaaaaaaaagccattttGAGATACTATCCCACACCTATGAGTAGCTCTACTGCAGTCCAATTATGGCCAATGTCATACCTGTCcaattaaaagtatttgtgggggggaaaaaaaaaaatcttcagttttTTTTCTCATATTAGGGAGTAAGCTTCTATAGTGTTGCCATACTAGATTTGAgcaatgataaaaaaacaaaaaacaaaaaaaaaaaacccaacaacacTTACCtacattattttttttgcacacatcaCATACAATGCAAGGTAGTCAGTTACCATGCATTGCAGGGCACTAAAAGCATTGTGGAGGTGCCATTAAAAATATGAATGGAGCCACAATGCATGGGTGTGAAGCCAGCCTAAGAGCCCAAGGTTTACTTCAACACTTCTGCTTTACAGTGCCAATATGATCTGGTTTGCAAAAAAACGATAGAAAAGCCTCATTTCTCAAGATATAAAATTGCCAGGGACACCATGTACTTGTCAAGGTGTTGAACTGGCTCCAATCCACTCTAAAAATAGAATGGTAAGCGCAATGACAAGCTGCTACATGTGCTAAACTTCAGCTTTCAGTAATTTAGAGAAGTAGAGATCTGATTAGCCAACACAAATTAAATCTCAAACAGCTCAGAGGAGCAGCCCTTACTTGACTTTACTGACAGTCAAGAGCCTCTAAAGATTTTTGCAATGTGCCAGCACAAGTACAAGTCCAGTTAATAGCAATAAAATACACACAAGCAGTGGCTTGAGAAAAGGATGTTTTAATAGCAGTACTTTATGCCATGAACTCATATGGAATTGGCTCAAGGAGCTCAGGTTCCTTTCCAAATGTTCGGACAAAGTGAGCTTCACTTGGTTGGGCTGGCTGCAAAAGAAAAACAGAAGCCATTACTATTTTGCATTAGAACACAGATATTAAGAAATGACTGTACAAGTGCTCTCAGAACCGGTGAAATGACACTCACATTTACTGTAACAGTAAATAGTTTGGAGAAAGGTCATCACTGAGCATTCTACACAGCAAAGTACAAAATGGACAGTGTCCTTACCTGACGTTTTAGCTCCACCCAGGTGCCGTTCTcttttgcttcttttttcttcctctCGTTTTCCTTCACACGTTGCAGGAAACTGTCTCTGCTCTTTGAGTGGCGGATGTGCTCTACGCGGACATTGATTCTCTTTGCAAGAATCTTGCCTCTGAACAAAGAAAGGTAGTTATGTAACAGTTAGTGGGTTTACTGCAACTACTTGCCCAAAAATTAGCCATCAGGACACCCACAAAAGGTACATTTCTCACAATCTCAAAATTGATCAGATTCAGACTGATGACAATCTTAACCACTGCCTAAGCACGAGACAAACACCAGGTCTAATCATCCCGGATCAAATGATCAGAAACTGGTATATGGTATGcctttaagcccctgttcacatttaaCAATTTGGGATCGTAGGTGGAATTGCTGCGATTCTGCAAAGCTGACAAAACTGCAGCACACCCGTTTGTGTGCCATTAATCTTTAATGGCACCAGAACATGGTGCGGTTTTGCTGTGATTGTTGTGCGATTTATCATGTG
This window contains:
- the RPL21 gene encoding large ribosomal subunit protein eL21, which translates into the protein MTNTRGKRRGTRYMFSRPFRKHGPVPLSTYMRIYKKGDIVDIKGTGTIQKGMPHKCYHGKTGRIYNVTQHAVGIIVNKQVKGKILAKRINVRVEHIRHSKSRDSFLQRVKENERKKKEAKENGTWVELKRQPAQPSEAHFVRTFGKEPELLEPIPYEFMA